A genomic region of Chryseobacterium sp. KACC 21268 contains the following coding sequences:
- a CDS encoding prolyl oligopeptidase family serine peptidase produces MNHILLFLFIISLSGCSPSKLDGTKEIELTDVKYGNYERNQMDIYLPPNRTANTPFVVNIHGGAWTVGDKSYDTSLSKYLLSKGIAVANINYRYANADTHLPELLNDVDNVFKYLIAHSKEWNTRSTGFSITGQSSGAHISLMYAYTRTDKIKAIVDRCGPTDFTDASTLWQFSNQQLLDAVNKMSGNKTIWKEGDPIPELYVKSSPVKSVKNIPILIIHGDQDPIVPIKQSYNLIDELKKKDYPHKLLIFRGADHSLDALPGNSVKKITSTAEWINKYGKN; encoded by the coding sequence ATGAATCATATATTATTATTCTTATTTATAATTTCTCTTTCCGGCTGTTCTCCTTCAAAATTAGATGGAACGAAGGAAATAGAACTCACTGATGTGAAATACGGAAACTATGAAAGGAATCAAATGGATATTTATTTGCCGCCAAACAGAACCGCAAATACTCCATTTGTTGTAAACATTCACGGTGGCGCATGGACAGTGGGGGATAAAAGTTACGACACTTCTTTATCCAAATATCTCTTATCAAAAGGAATTGCCGTTGCCAATATCAATTACAGATATGCCAATGCAGACACGCATCTTCCCGAATTATTGAATGATGTCGATAACGTTTTCAAATATCTCATTGCACACTCCAAAGAATGGAACACCAGAAGCACAGGATTCTCAATCACCGGACAAAGCTCCGGCGCGCACATTTCGCTGATGTACGCTTACACCAGAACCGATAAAATCAAAGCAATAGTTGACCGCTGCGGACCAACGGATTTTACAGATGCAAGCACACTCTGGCAATTCAGTAATCAGCAATTGCTGGATGCGGTCAACAAAATGTCCGGCAACAAAACAATTTGGAAAGAAGGCGATCCTATTCCGGAACTTTACGTCAAATCCAGTCCAGTGAAATCTGTAAAAAACATCCCAATTCTAATCATCCACGGCGATCAGGATCCGATTGTTCCCATTAAGCAATCTTATAATCTGATTGATGAACTCAAGAAAAAAGATTATCCGCACAAATTATTAATTTTTCGAGGGGCGGATCATTCGTTGGACGCACTACCTGGTAATTCGGTCAAAAAAATCACATCAACCGCTGAGTGGATCAACAAATATGGCAAAAATTAG
- a CDS encoding CocE/NonD family hydrolase: protein MKRFILFFCVLSFGLGFSQTKTVEENFTKKEVYIPMRDGTKLFTIIYTPKDISKSNKYPVIMNRTCYSIAPYGETNFRKKLSPNKFIENEKYIFVFQDVRGRYMSEGTFTNMTPQVDHKSKKDIDESTDTYDTVDWLVKNVQYNNGKVGQYGTSYPGFYTAVGTLANHPALVASSPQAPISDFWYDDFHHNGAFLMSYFKTFPVFGVNKTKPEKESWFADKMIKPTSDDGYLFYKNMGTLKDGVDKYYKDNFFMQEVVDHPNYDEFWQKRNLLPHLKNINHAVMTVGGWFDSEDLRGPLEIYKTIEKSSPKAKNTIVMGPFSHGGWNYDSGKHYHNDIYFGDSIATYYQKNIEQPFFHHYLKEDSKTAAKLPEAYMFDTGKKEWKQFENWPPKQAAKQTFHLNSTGTLSKTGENPKTFASYYSDPNKPVLSSENYKDMNGFTPKNYMSEDQRFASNRSDVLSYTTEVLENDVTLAGEILTKLKITATSTDADFIVKLIDVYPADEKANADKPNVVYANYHQMVRSEIMPARFRNSFEKPEPLVPNKIASVDVKLQDVFHTFKKGHKIQIQVQSTWFPLMAINPQKFLDNPYKATKEDYEKAQINVSSGSTIEFDVLK, encoded by the coding sequence ATGAAAAGATTCATTCTATTTTTCTGTGTACTCTCCTTCGGTCTAGGATTTTCTCAAACCAAAACTGTGGAAGAAAATTTCACAAAGAAGGAAGTTTACATCCCGATGAGAGATGGTACTAAGCTATTTACCATCATATATACACCAAAAGATATTTCGAAGAGCAACAAATATCCTGTGATTATGAACAGAACCTGCTACAGCATCGCACCTTATGGAGAAACGAATTTTAGAAAGAAACTAAGTCCTAACAAATTCATTGAGAATGAAAAATACATCTTCGTTTTCCAGGATGTGCGTGGAAGATATATGAGTGAAGGTACATTTACGAATATGACACCGCAAGTGGATCATAAGAGCAAAAAAGATATCGACGAAAGTACAGATACGTATGACACAGTAGATTGGCTGGTAAAAAATGTTCAATATAACAACGGAAAAGTTGGTCAATATGGAACTTCATATCCGGGATTTTATACGGCAGTAGGAACTTTAGCAAATCATCCGGCTTTGGTGGCATCATCTCCACAAGCGCCAATTTCTGACTTTTGGTACGATGATTTCCATCACAATGGCGCTTTTTTGATGAGTTATTTTAAGACTTTCCCTGTCTTCGGCGTTAATAAAACCAAGCCCGAAAAAGAATCCTGGTTTGCAGATAAAATGATTAAACCAACTTCTGATGACGGTTATCTTTTCTACAAAAATATGGGAACGCTGAAAGATGGCGTGGACAAATATTATAAAGACAACTTCTTTATGCAGGAAGTCGTAGATCATCCAAACTATGACGAATTCTGGCAAAAAAGGAATCTTCTTCCTCATCTCAAAAACATCAATCACGCGGTAATGACGGTCGGTGGCTGGTTCGATTCTGAGGACCTAAGAGGACCATTGGAAATCTACAAAACCATAGAAAAGTCCAGTCCAAAAGCTAAAAACACCATCGTGATGGGACCATTCTCTCACGGCGGCTGGAACTACGATAGCGGAAAACATTATCATAATGATATCTACTTCGGTGACAGTATTGCAACTTATTATCAGAAAAATATTGAGCAGCCTTTCTTCCATCATTATTTAAAAGAAGATTCCAAAACGGCTGCGAAACTTCCGGAAGCTTACATGTTTGATACCGGAAAAAAAGAATGGAAACAATTTGAAAACTGGCCACCTAAACAAGCTGCAAAACAGACTTTTCATCTGAACAGTACAGGAACTCTTTCTAAGACAGGAGAAAATCCGAAAACTTTTGCGTCTTACTATTCTGATCCCAACAAACCTGTGCTGAGCAGTGAGAACTACAAAGATATGAATGGTTTCACGCCGAAAAATTATATGAGCGAAGATCAGCGGTTTGCAAGCAATAGATCCGACGTGTTAAGTTATACAACCGAAGTTTTGGAAAATGACGTGACACTGGCAGGAGAGATTTTAACTAAACTAAAGATTACAGCGACTTCTACCGACGCTGATTTTATTGTAAAGTTAATAGACGTTTATCCGGCTGATGAAAAAGCAAATGCTGACAAACCAAATGTTGTTTACGCAAATTATCATCAAATGGTAAGAAGTGAGATTATGCCAGCAAGATTCCGCAACAGCTTCGAAAAACCAGAACCACTAGTGCCGAATAAAATTGCCAGTGTGGATGTGAAGTTACAGGATGTTTTCCACACGTTTAAGAAAGGTCATAAAATTCAAATTCAGGTTCAGAGCACGTGGTTCCCTCTAATGGCGATCAATCCTCAGAAGTTTTTAGATAATCCTTATAAAGCAACAAAGGAAGATTATGAAAAAGCTCAAATCAATGTTTCTAGCGGAAGTACAATAGAATTCGATGTTTTGAAATAA
- a CDS encoding LLM class flavin-dependent oxidoreductase, protein MSIKYSILDLATIVKGDDINKTFQKSVRSAQHVEKLGFTRYWFSEHHNFPNVASAATSILIGHVAGQTKTLRVGSGGIMLPNHSTLSVAEQFGTLDGLFPGRIDLGLGRAPGTDMLTASALRGNNFNPNYNFEFHIKELQKYMSNENSEAKVRAIPGEGADVPLYILGSSTDSAFLAAKLGMPYAFAAHFAPSQLEVALEIYREHFQPSEFLDEPYVMICINIIAADSVDEAHYLSTSHFQVFVNILTDQRQPLLPPDETDLANISDDVALHLNRMAAKTFVGDKETLKEKLSKFAKDYRPNEIIVSGNIFDFDKKQRSYEIAADIIKSL, encoded by the coding sequence ATGTCAATCAAATATTCAATTCTAGACCTTGCGACGATTGTCAAAGGTGACGATATCAATAAAACATTTCAAAAATCTGTAAGATCTGCTCAGCACGTAGAGAAGTTGGGCTTTACCAGGTATTGGTTCTCGGAGCATCATAATTTTCCCAATGTAGCAAGTGCAGCAACATCAATTTTAATTGGTCACGTAGCTGGACAAACGAAAACTCTGAGAGTAGGGTCGGGTGGTATTATGCTTCCCAATCATTCTACATTATCGGTTGCTGAGCAATTTGGTACTTTGGACGGATTGTTTCCTGGAAGAATTGATCTTGGCCTGGGAAGAGCACCAGGAACCGATATGCTGACTGCAAGCGCTTTGAGAGGAAATAATTTCAATCCCAATTATAATTTTGAATTCCATATTAAAGAACTTCAAAAATATATGTCCAATGAAAATTCTGAAGCGAAGGTACGAGCTATTCCCGGAGAAGGTGCAGATGTTCCTCTTTATATCTTGGGAAGTTCTACGGACTCAGCATTTTTGGCAGCCAAATTAGGAATGCCTTATGCCTTTGCAGCACATTTTGCACCATCTCAATTGGAAGTAGCTTTGGAAATTTACAGAGAACATTTCCAGCCGTCCGAGTTTTTGGATGAGCCTTATGTGATGATTTGTATTAATATAATTGCAGCAGATTCTGTGGATGAAGCGCATTATTTGTCAACATCCCATTTTCAGGTTTTTGTCAATATATTGACGGATCAGAGACAACCACTTTTGCCACCAGATGAAACAGATCTTGCTAATATTTCTGATGATGTGGCATTGCATCTCAACAGAATGGCAGCGAAAACCTTTGTAGGTGACAAAGAGACTTTAAAGGAAAAACTCTCGAAGTTTGCAAAAGATTACCGACCAAATGAGATCATCGTTTCAGGCAATATTTTCGATTTTGATAAAAAACAAAGATCGTACGAGATTGCAGCCGACATCATCAAATCGCTTTAA
- the aqpZ gene encoding aquaporin Z, whose translation MVSTTSKFVAEMIGTMVLVLMGCGSAVIAGADGTTGVGLLGISFAFGLSVVAMAYAIGHISGCHINPAISIAMVAAGRMKMAEAAYYIAAQIVGAILGAGILFIIFTNHPGAELGPWALGSNGWGTGYLDEYNTLAAFVAEFVFTFIFLLVILGSTSTKNIHGGFAGLAIGLSLVLIHIVGIKITGVSVNPARSIGPAIFAKGAALSQIWLFIAAPVLGGIFAAFVYNLLIEKKELA comes from the coding sequence ATGGTATCTACAACATCAAAATTTGTTGCCGAAATGATCGGCACAATGGTTCTAGTCTTAATGGGCTGCGGAAGTGCAGTCATTGCCGGTGCTGATGGCACTACTGGCGTTGGACTTCTTGGAATTTCTTTTGCTTTCGGACTCAGTGTGGTCGCAATGGCTTATGCAATCGGGCACATTTCCGGCTGCCATATCAATCCTGCAATTTCTATCGCAATGGTAGCAGCAGGGAGAATGAAGATGGCGGAAGCCGCTTACTACATCGCGGCACAAATCGTTGGTGCTATCCTAGGAGCTGGAATTCTCTTTATCATTTTCACGAATCATCCAGGTGCTGAACTGGGACCTTGGGCTTTGGGATCTAACGGCTGGGGAACTGGTTATTTAGATGAATACAATACATTAGCAGCTTTTGTGGCAGAATTTGTCTTCACATTTATCTTTTTGTTGGTCATTCTGGGTTCTACTTCTACCAAGAATATCCACGGTGGTTTCGCAGGTTTGGCAATTGGATTGTCACTTGTTTTGATTCACATTGTTGGGATTAAAATCACAGGTGTTTCTGTGAATCCTGCGAGAAGTATTGGTCCTGCAATCTTTGCAAAGGGAGCAGCACTTTCCCAAATCTGGCTATTCATTGCAGCTCCGGTTTTGGGAGGCATTTTTGCAGCATTTGTTTATAATCTTTTGATTGAGAAAAAGGAGTTAGCTTAA
- a CDS encoding DUF5715 family protein, whose translation MKFLSLIFILFFSFIKSQKCYDLKEVLKVEPSPVYKAHLLAAQNFGIDILESTKSVDKYIASGKFVKVKKKSRGYRLQALEYSRPYLVKKARATLESMSAKFATDTKSFFVVSSVTRTLEDQCRLRKVNSNASLGISSHNYGAAFDISYVRFDHKLKVNTKLEKELEKVLEYYKNLGRIFYIKEKQQSCYHVTVRRY comes from the coding sequence ATGAAGTTTTTATCACTAATTTTCATATTATTTTTTTCTTTTATCAAATCTCAGAAATGTTATGATCTGAAAGAAGTTTTGAAAGTGGAACCAAGTCCCGTTTACAAGGCACATTTGCTTGCTGCACAAAACTTCGGTATCGATATTTTAGAAAGTACAAAATCGGTTGATAAATATATTGCTTCGGGAAAATTCGTTAAAGTTAAAAAGAAGTCCCGAGGTTACCGATTGCAGGCTTTGGAATACAGCCGCCCATATTTGGTGAAGAAAGCTAGAGCAACTTTGGAAAGCATGTCTGCCAAGTTCGCTACAGATACCAAAAGTTTTTTCGTTGTCTCATCTGTAACAAGAACCTTGGAAGACCAATGCCGATTGAGAAAAGTCAATTCCAATGCCTCACTGGGAATTAGTTCGCACAACTACGGAGCTGCATTTGATATTTCGTATGTCCGTTTCGATCATAAATTGAAGGTCAATACAAAACTGGAAAAAGAACTGGAAAAAGTACTTGAATATTACAAAAACCTCGGACGCATTTTTTACATCAAGGAAAAACAACAAAGCTGTTATCACGTCACAGTTCGCAGATATTAG
- a CDS encoding acyl transferase, with the protein MKQNIFDIKSESDFQTACLETFHYQYENIDVYRKFVDYLNIDLSLIKEVGDIPFLPIEMFKNHLVLDKNSEAENYFQSSGTTQMNRSKHYIADFSLYEESIYRSFEKFIGKPEDYIFLGLLPNYSENTHSSLIYMVDFLMKKSHKSENGYFLYNHQELFNLLQSLTGKKVILFGVSFALLDFLDTMESENLSIFKSQNLTVIETGGMKGRKEEMTKDELLKIFKVGFKTEKIFSEYSMTELLSQAYSLGENIYKSPKWMKILIRNTEDPFSYVEDGRTGAINIIDLANKHSCAFIATQDLGRVEDATFQVLGRIDHSDIRGCSLLVS; encoded by the coding sequence ATGAAGCAGAATATTTTTGACATAAAATCAGAATCCGATTTCCAGACCGCATGTTTGGAAACTTTTCATTATCAATACGAAAATATAGATGTTTACAGAAAGTTTGTTGATTATCTGAACATTGATTTGTCATTAATAAAAGAAGTTGGTGATATTCCATTTCTACCGATTGAGATGTTCAAGAATCATTTGGTTTTAGATAAAAATTCTGAAGCTGAAAATTATTTTCAAAGTTCCGGAACAACTCAGATGAATCGTTCCAAACACTATATCGCAGATTTTTCTCTTTATGAAGAAAGTATTTACAGGAGTTTTGAAAAATTTATAGGAAAGCCGGAAGATTACATTTTCTTGGGTTTACTTCCAAATTATTCTGAAAATACCCATTCATCTTTGATCTATATGGTCGATTTTCTGATGAAAAAATCACATAAATCAGAGAACGGTTATTTCCTCTACAATCATCAAGAATTATTCAATCTACTACAGAGTTTGACTGGTAAAAAAGTTATTCTTTTCGGTGTTTCTTTCGCATTACTGGATTTTCTTGATACAATGGAATCTGAGAATCTTTCAATTTTTAAATCCCAAAATTTAACAGTTATCGAAACCGGCGGAATGAAAGGCAGAAAGGAGGAAATGACAAAAGATGAGTTGCTAAAAATTTTCAAAGTTGGCTTCAAAACCGAGAAAATCTTTTCAGAATATTCGATGACGGAATTGCTTTCACAGGCTTATTCGCTTGGTGAAAATATTTATAAAAGTCCAAAATGGATGAAAATTCTCATCAGAAATACAGAAGATCCTTTTTCCTACGTTGAAGATGGAAGGACAGGCGCGATAAATATTATTGATCTTGCAAATAAGCATTCGTGTGCATTCATTGCGACACAAGATTTAGGAAGAGTGGAGGATGCTACTTTTCAGGTTTTAGGAAGGATAGATCATTCTGATATCCGTGGGTGCAGTCTTTTGGTTTCTTAA
- a CDS encoding UDP-2,3-diacylglucosamine diphosphatase, whose protein sequence is MKINLNPDKKIYFASDQHFGVPDLAKSRIREEKFIRWLDLIKKDAQILFLMGDLFDFWHEWKYVVPKGYIRVLGKIAELKDFGIEIYFFVGNHDLWMKNYFEEELGIPVYFEKKYYEINDKKFLLAHGDGLGPGDKGYKRMKKVFTNPLAQWAFRWLHPDIAMRIANYMSQKNKLISGDEDKEFLGEDKEFLIQYSKEKLKTEDINYFVFGHRHLPLIFDLKKGAKYINLGDWIVYFTYGVYNGESFEVKKFED, encoded by the coding sequence ATGAAGATTAATCTTAATCCAGATAAAAAAATATACTTTGCTTCCGATCAGCATTTCGGTGTTCCAGATCTGGCAAAAAGCAGAATCCGCGAGGAGAAATTCATCCGCTGGCTCGATCTCATCAAAAAAGATGCACAGATTCTTTTCCTGATGGGCGATCTTTTCGATTTCTGGCACGAGTGGAAATATGTTGTTCCCAAAGGTTATATCCGTGTTCTAGGAAAGATCGCAGAACTCAAAGACTTCGGAATTGAGATTTATTTTTTCGTTGGAAATCATGATTTGTGGATGAAAAATTATTTCGAAGAAGAACTGGGAATCCCTGTTTACTTTGAGAAAAAGTATTACGAAATCAATGATAAAAAGTTTTTGCTGGCACATGGCGATGGGCTAGGACCTGGTGATAAAGGTTACAAAAGAATGAAGAAAGTTTTCACAAATCCTTTGGCTCAATGGGCTTTCCGATGGCTGCATCCGGATATTGCGATGAGAATTGCCAATTATATGTCTCAGAAGAATAAACTAATTTCCGGAGATGAGGACAAAGAATTCCTTGGCGAAGACAAAGAATTTCTCATCCAATATTCCAAAGAAAAACTGAAAACAGAAGACATCAATTATTTCGTTTTTGGACATCGTCATCTTCCGTTAATTTTTGATTTGAAAAAAGGGGCGAAATATATCAATCTGGGCGATTGGATCGTCTATTTCACCTATGGTGTTTACAATGGAGAATCATTTGAAGTGAAAAAATTTGAAGATTAA
- a CDS encoding DUF3575 domain-containing protein — protein sequence MKKVLSITLICLSIFSFSQKSETYIKANALFLPIGILNVGVEHGFSEHITGQADVFVSPWKSFAGKHAQVYMLGFNGRYYFNEAFKGFYLGADFSLAHFNIQKWGYWNDNFYVHKNGEVTPYINSNLYQKGFSFIIGGVTGYQFRLNEKLNMDIYFGLGSMQSFYKGYDKVSGDRYDTEGDSMGRERNRSGELLPYKGGVMISYKL from the coding sequence ATGAAGAAAGTATTATCAATCACATTGATCTGTCTATCCATCTTTAGCTTTTCACAAAAAAGCGAAACCTATATCAAAGCCAACGCCTTATTCTTACCAATAGGAATTCTGAATGTGGGCGTGGAACACGGTTTTTCAGAACATATTACGGGACAGGCTGATGTTTTTGTTTCACCATGGAAATCTTTTGCAGGAAAGCATGCTCAAGTTTATATGCTGGGTTTCAATGGGAGATATTATTTTAATGAAGCTTTTAAAGGTTTCTATTTAGGTGCCGATTTTTCCTTAGCTCATTTTAACATTCAAAAATGGGGTTATTGGAATGATAACTTTTATGTTCATAAAAATGGAGAAGTGACGCCATACATCAATTCAAATCTCTACCAGAAAGGTTTTTCTTTCATTATTGGAGGAGTCACAGGATACCAGTTCCGATTGAATGAAAAATTGAATATGGATATTTATTTTGGTTTAGGATCAATGCAAAGTTTTTACAAGGGATATGATAAAGTTAGTGGAGACCGATATGATACTGAAGGTGACTCTATGGGAAGGGAAAGAAATAGAAGCGGAGAATTACTTCCTTATAAAGGGGGCGTGATGATATCTTATAAATTATAA
- a CDS encoding thioredoxin fold domain-containing protein: MQKISFFFLIFAIQLAFSQQNIKFEDSDFATLLAKAKTEKKLIFLDAYAAWCGPCKLMERNVFTNANVADYYNKNFINAHFDMEKGEGVALAAKYGIRSYPTLLFLNGEGEIVGKELGYLKTEEFLALGKKNNKPELVNTNLKEEFQKGKLDQPALLNFISLYASKDPIIAKQASEKYFANKKDKTFTGEEINALLNFTQSVDDANYKVFTANKSAIVELLTEKNYTQFDNYLKLMKLVTSATDDKTKTIDDAKVLKEGEGLLPKEDLVKSLNIYKLNYYISHENFPAYEKTALEYYKNPDEFNNSELLAAASVFADKVSTKTSLQSAARWAEKVVMSSENYDSTSILATLYDKLGKKDEAKMFAGMAANFAKEENKDATKMNEILNKK; the protein is encoded by the coding sequence ATGCAAAAAATATCATTTTTCTTTTTAATATTCGCCATTCAGCTTGCGTTTTCACAGCAAAACATCAAGTTCGAAGATTCAGATTTTGCCACTCTACTTGCCAAAGCCAAAACCGAAAAAAAACTCATCTTTCTCGATGCTTATGCGGCTTGGTGCGGACCTTGTAAACTGATGGAACGGAACGTTTTCACCAATGCAAATGTAGCGGATTATTACAACAAAAATTTTATCAACGCCCATTTTGATATGGAAAAGGGTGAAGGTGTTGCTCTGGCTGCAAAATATGGCATCAGAAGTTACCCGACTTTGCTTTTCCTGAATGGAGAAGGCGAAATCGTTGGCAAAGAATTAGGCTATCTTAAAACCGAAGAATTCCTGGCTTTAGGAAAGAAAAATAACAAACCGGAATTGGTCAATACCAATTTGAAAGAAGAATTTCAGAAAGGAAAATTAGACCAACCAGCACTATTGAATTTCATCAGTCTTTATGCCAGCAAAGACCCAATAATAGCCAAGCAAGCCTCAGAAAAATATTTTGCTAACAAAAAAGACAAGACCTTCACAGGCGAAGAAATCAACGCTCTTCTGAATTTCACACAATCTGTTGACGACGCTAATTACAAAGTTTTTACGGCAAATAAATCTGCAATCGTAGAATTATTAACCGAAAAAAATTACACGCAGTTCGATAATTATTTGAAATTGATGAAACTCGTAACTTCTGCAACCGATGACAAAACGAAAACCATCGACGATGCAAAAGTTCTGAAAGAAGGCGAAGGTTTGCTTCCAAAAGAAGACCTTGTCAAAAGCCTGAACATCTATAAACTGAATTACTACATCTCTCACGAAAATTTTCCAGCTTACGAAAAAACCGCTTTGGAATATTACAAGAATCCGGATGAGTTCAACAATTCAGAATTACTCGCGGCAGCAAGTGTTTTTGCAGACAAAGTCTCCACAAAAACATCGTTGCAAAGCGCTGCACGATGGGCAGAAAAAGTGGTAATGTCATCAGAGAATTATGATTCTACCAGCATCTTGGCAACTTTGTATGATAAATTAGGAAAAAAAGACGAAGCAAAAATGTTCGCAGGAATGGCAGCCAACTTCGCTAAAGAAGAAAACAAAGATGCCACAAAAATGAACGAAATCCTGAATAAGAAATAA